Part of the Lolium rigidum isolate FL_2022 chromosome 6, APGP_CSIRO_Lrig_0.1, whole genome shotgun sequence genome, accctacaccaaaccctaaccagtagatcaggcacaccctcgatcgtgtgataatggctctagctgcgggtatatgtgccaaagggtcccaatcttggttctccatgtgtatatgtcctaaacaaacctaaaagaatgaaaagttacattggtgcaccctcgcgcggagaaatctaggggggtagacccaccggggcacacgttccgctgttttggggggggaggggagaacgaccgccggagcaccggaaccccaccaaatcttgcatgtggacctatgatatgtgtgaaagtgtggtgcaaggtctaatggtgcaaaagtagctccccggtaccctaaaccctaaactggggaggcttcgagcactaaaacccctctaaaaccctaaaccacggcaccggagctgcaaaaccatgcatcataaaccctagaaacaaaccctataccctaaacctatacctaaccataaatacttaccttgaacctaaaccctagccctaccccctaaaccctagccctaaccctacaccaaaccctaaccagtagatcaggcacaccctcgatcgtgtgataatggctcgagctgcgggtatatgtgccaaagggtaccaatcttggttctccatgtgtatatgtcctaaacaaacctaaaagaatgaaaagttacattggtgcaccctcgcgcggagaaatctagggggtagacccgccggggcacatgttccgctgttttgggggaaggagggggataacgaccgccggagcaccggaaccccaccaaatcttgcatgtggacctatcatatgtgtcaaagtgtggtgcaaggtctaatggtgcaaaatagctcccctaaaccctaaaccctaaactggggaggcttcgagcactaaaacccctctaaaaccctaaaccacgacgccggagctgcagaaccatgcatcataaaccctaaccctaaccctataccctaaacctatacctaaccataaatacttaccttgaacctaaaccctagccctacccctaaaccctagccctaaccctacaccaaaccctaaccagtagatcaggcacaccctcgatcgtgtgataatggctctagctgcgggtatatgtgccaaagggtcccaatcttggttctccatgtgtatatgtcctaaaaaaacctaaaagaatgaaaagttacattggtgcaccctcgcgcggagaaatctaggggggtagacccgccggggcacatgttccgctgttttgggggaaggagggggagaacgaccgccggagcaccggaaccccaccaaatcttgcatgtggacctatgatatgtgtcaaagtgtggtgcaaggtctaatggtgcaaaagtagctccccggtaccctaaaccctaaaccgggaggcttcgagcactaaaacccctctaaaaccctaaaccacggcaCCGGAGCTcgcaaaaccatgcatcataaaccctagccctaaccctataccctaaacctatacctaaccataaatacttaccttgaacctaaaccctagccctaccccctaaaccctagccctaaccctacaccaaaccctaaccagtagatcaggcacaccctcgatcgtgtgataatggctcgagctgcgggtatatgtgccaaagggtcccaatcttggttctccatgtgtatatgtcctaaacaaacctaaaagaatgaaaagttacattggtgcaccctcgcgcggagaaatctaggggggtagacccgccggggcacatgttccgctgttttgggggaaggagggggtaacgaccgccggagcaccggaaccccaccaaatcttgcatgtggacctatgatatgtgtcaaagtgtggtgcaaggtctaatggtgtaaaagtagctcccctaaaccctaaaccctaagctgggaggcttcgagcactaaaacccctctaaaaccctaaaccacgacgccgagctagtgagaaccatgcatcataaaccctaaccctaaccctataacctaaacctatacctaaccataaatacttacctttaaccaaaaccctagccctaccccctaaaccctagccctaaccgtacaccaaaccctaaccagtagatcaggcacaccctcgatcgtgtgataatggctcgagctgcggatatatgtgccaaagggtcccaatcttggttctccatgtgtatatgtcctaaacaaacctaaaagaatgaaaagttacattggtgcaccctcgcgcggagaaatctaggggggtggacccgccggggcacacgttccgctgttttgggggaaggagggggagaacgacagccggagcaccggaaccccaccaaatcttgcatgtggacctatgatatgtgtaaaagtgtggtgcaaggtctaatggtgcaaaagtagctccccggtaccctaaaccctaagccgggaggcttcgagcactaaaacccctctaaaaccctaaaccacggcaccggagctgcaaaaccatgcatcataaaccctagacctaaccctataccctaaacctatacctaaccataaatacttaccttgaacctaaaccctagccctaccccctaaaccctagccctaaccctacaccaaaccctaaccaagtagatcgagcacaccctcgatcgtgtgataatggctcgagctgcgggtatatgtgccaaagggtcccaatcttggttctccatgtgtatatgtcctaaacaaacctaaaagaatgaaaagttacattggtgcaccctcgcgcggagaaatctaggggggtagacccgccggggcacatgttccgctgttttgggcgaaggagggggataacgaccgccggagcaccggaaccccaccaaatcttgcatgtggacctattatatgtgtcaaagtgtggtgcaaggtctaatggtgcaaaagtagctccccggtaccctaaaccctaaactgggtaggcttcgagcactaaaacccctctaaaaccctaaaccacgacgccggagctgcagaaccatgcatcataaaccctaaccctaaccctataccctaaacctatacctaaccataaatacttagctttaacctaaaccctagccctacccctaaaccctagccctaaccctacaccaaaccctaaccagtagatcgaggcacaccctcgatcgtgtgataatggctctagctgcgggtatatgtgccaaagggtcccaatcttggttctccatgtgtatatgtcctaaacaaacctaaaagaatgaaaagttacattggtgcaccctcgcgcggagaaatctaggggggtagacccgccgaggcacgcgttccgctgttttggggggagctaggagggggagaacgaccgccggaacagcgaaaccccaccaaatcttgcatgtgggcctatgatatgtgtcaaagtgtgatgcaaggtgtaattgtgcaaaagtagctccccggtgtgaccttcctcacatttgggcgataaaacttagcagattttccgaagcgcgtattaattgctccgaaaccctgatatatgtgggggatgaacatggagagtaattttgtattgcacattgtcttaagtaacactaataaatattcatcaaaaagtgaaactaataaaaaaataaatataagtatgagatgaaataaaatagaaagaaaaacaaataaaatgaagtatggcgcacggcaaagaaggagtcgcacggcaaaggctccttTGCCATGCATTTTATCTGGCCTCACGGCAAAGAGAAGCCCACGGCAACGTCCCAGTCCTTTGCCGAGCacagtttctttgccgtgcggccttctTTTGCCTTTGCCGTcatgatttctttgccgtgcgtgtttgagggactttgccgtgcggggGGACGTTGCCGTGAGGCACGGGTGAGGTTGCCGTGCtctgtatctttgccgtgcgccaccctgtaactttgccgtgcacatattctttgccgtgcgtgcctctggcgtcgcacggcaaagaagtctttgccgtgcggtgcctcacggcaatgatatgctgcacggcagcgcctgattttcccgtaatGACTCTTatggttttattaatttaaagctgggcctaggccttatgtttaaaaaaggtGAAAGTGCTAGAAGAGATGCAAGGGTTTATGTCTACATTGTGTGGTATATATGGAAGAGATAGGGAGACACGTTTTTCAGAATTTAAGCTTGCCGGTGGAGAGATTGGCTACTGTTATCCGGGAGGAAGCTCAGATGGTGGATTTAGCTTTCTCCCATGTGAATGTGCAGGTGTTCCGTTTTATTTTTTTCTGGTGGTTTCGCCCTGCTTATTTGAGCAGGTGGTGTGTGAGTGGTTACAAACTTCCTTGTAATTCACGTGGTTTTTAcattcccttttctttaataaaaatAAGCAGAGCTCCTGCCTGTGCAGGATAAAAAAATCTGACTATGGCCTTTTTTTTTTGTGCCAATGTGACTATGGCCTTTTCTTGACCCATAAGAGCATCTAGCAGATCCCCCATCGGACCCCATCCCCATAATAACCGCTGTTTTCCGGTTCGGAGGGGAAAAAAGGGACATTTCAGACACCGCATCGGACCCCAAAATTCCAGGGTATCCCGTTTCGCGCCGCGGAAACCCCAAGTTCCAGGGTTGGGGAGGCTGTGCGAGCGCGAACCCCATCTTCTCCCCCCGCGTTGGCACGAAGGAAGTTTCGGCTCGTTCCTTTCCCGCTTCCACCCCACCTACCGCTCCTGATTCGCCGCCTCCACTCCTCTCCGGCCACCGCAGCCGTGCGCCCGCACCGACATGTACACCATCAATCCGTCGTTGCTCCCAGGCCAGACCGCGCCGCGCGGACCGCTCCACCGACCGCATATGGATCTAGTGCCGCCACGCCAGCCGCCACAGAGGGCCTCGTGGTCGACGCGCCTCCCGCTGCTGTTGCTCTCGAAAAGCGGAAGCGGCTGGGACAGCACCGGCTGCCCCTCCTGTTCCGCCCAAGCGGGCGAAGCAGCCGGGCAACAAGGCGTCGGTGCCGGCACCGAAGAAGGCGGCGCCGAAGAAGGCTGCGAAGAAGCCAGCCGCATCCAAGATGGTGTCGCTGACTGCTTTGACGGCAACGATGGCGAAGGCGCCATCGGCACCAGCTGTTGCGCGCAAGGTGGTCGACGAACCCGTCGTTGATGTCTCGCCGGAGTCGTACGTTGACGTTCTCAATGAGGCTTCCGTCGACATCGACTCTCCGCCGGTTACGGATTACGGTGACTACAATGATGGTTTGGAGGAGGGACTCGAGTGCGAGgagtttgaggaagaagaagacgccgacgacgaggatgaagatgagtTGGAAGAGATAGAAGAGGGGCGTTCAATGGGGCGGTGGCCAAGGAGAAAGGGAGAGCGATCCGGTCCGGCAACTACACCAAATTTGAAGATGTGATCTTGATCCGGGCTTGGGAGGAGGTTTCGATGGATGCCGTGATCTGTAACGATCAAACCGGAAAGAGGTATTGGCAACGCATCAAGGACAAGTTTTTCCAATTGATGTCGCCTCTCTGTTCTACTCCGACCCACTCCTACCGCCCACTCCAAGACCGATGGGATACCATCAAGACGGCGTGCAACCGGTgggccggttgcattgagggcgtGAGGAACGCGCCACTGAGCGGCACCAACGCTAGCGATTGGGATTCTATTGCGCAAATAAGGTATCGGTAAATGCTGGGGTTGAAAGGCATGCCGCTTAAATTCCCTCATTGCTATACCCTTCTTGAGCACAATCCAAAATGGACGTTGAGGGAGCAAGAGGCGCCACCGCCAAGGCATAAGCTTGTCGAGTTGGAGGATGTGGAGGAGGATGATGTGCTTGAgaccaagaagaacaagaagaggcCGGATGGAGCAAAGACAACCAAGGACAAGATCAATAAACAAGGAGAGGCCGCATCATTGTCTCTCAAGATTGATGTTATGGTCAAATCCAAAGAGTTGTTGGTGATGAAAAACTTTGGAGGCAAAGAAGGAGATGATGGaggcgaagaacaaggagaaggaggCAAAATGGATCACGCTCCGGGAGGATGCAAAGAGCAAGGCCGAGATCGACGAGAGGAGAGCACGCGCTGATGAGCACCGGGCCATGGCGGAGCTCATCGCGGCGGAGAATGCCACTATGATGATGAAACCGACTGGCATGGATGAGGCAAGCCTTGAGTGGTGGAAGCTTACGAAGACGCAGATATTGGCGCGAAGGAGGAAAGCTGCACGCGCTGCCATGGCTGCCAAGATGAATGCCGGAGGTGAAGATGCTACGGCGAGTGGTGGCGGCCATGTCGATGCGCCGGCAACCGACGGTGACACGTGATCACTTTCCTCCTTGATACTGTGATGTTCGATCTTCTTTTGGTGCCGTGTTTCATGTATGATTGAGTACTTTAAACAATCTATTTTACATGATTATTTTGCTTCATTGAGAATTAGCGGATGATTTGCATAAACCCTTTGTTTTCGGTTTTTGGTTGCGGGCTGAAAAATGGCCACGCAGCCCAGACGCGCTAAATATGCTGTTATGCGGGCCGTGTTTTGCGGGTCTGGGCTGCGGGGCCGTTTTTCAGCCCGCAAAACGTGTTTGGGGTTACCTAGATATGTCGTTTTGGGGTTTACGGTTTGGGGGTctagctagagatgctctaagaccatACCACACCGTTTACTGTACCCGGATGATTTTCTAGTTCCATTATGTTGTGCATGGTCATAAACCTTTTTTTCCTGATACTGTTATGTGACGAGGGACGCTATGTACAGGTACTAATCTTTCATCAGAGATAAGCCAAGGGGCACTCTACTTGACATTCTGTTGTTTTCTAATTTGTGAACAGTCGATTTTTCTTAATCAATAGGAACACATGTTGTTATTTTCCCCGTTTCTATTTATATGTCCTGAACAAAAAAACGATCAATGGAGAAAACCCGTATTCTGTTGAATCAGCCCACCGTTTTTCTTCCTGTACCATAAACTAGCCCAATTTATTCATGGCCCGCAAGTCAAATATCAAATAGCCCAAGCAAATAAAAGGGCTGAAAGGCCCACGAGTTTACAAAAAAAAAGTGAATTACTAAAACAATTAGCATGTACATCCTATGCAAATAGGCTAGTTTATTACATGAAACTTTTAATTACCATGTAACATCATATAGAAAATTTTTCATTTACTACTGTAAATTATATGGTAAAATACCAAAATAATCATGCATATATAGTTTAAAGAACAGGTAATTCTGTCTAGATAGATTCATATACAATGTAAAAAAAAAACGTTCAGTCTCGAGGATGAGCTACTTTAGAGAAACTTCAGAAGAAAAAGTCATACTATTAAGTTTTATTGTTCAGACACATGTAAACCACACAATCTATCCTTGAAAAATCTATCAGGAGGTCAGAACACAGTTTCATCAATTAACTACACATTCCTAGCAAACATGAGAATATCTTTTGGAGCACACGAAAAACAGTCACGAAGGCAACCGGATAGTACTACTGAATTAATGCAAGAAGGATGCAGCAATGCAGTAGATTGCAACTCCCTCTAGCGCACTTTATCACTTTATCAGCATAAAAGAAAGAACGCTGTCAAATTTTAAGTCAAAGTAAACCTTCCCGTGTTCAATTGAAAAGCCAACCCCATAACTTGAACCAGTATACCCAAGTTAGATATGTCTCATAACAGTTACATACAAACGCACAATCTACCCCTCCTTAACTTGCCTCTTGCTGGTTCTGATTTCTAAGTGTATATTATGATCTGCCCATATGataatttgacaaaaaaaaaaatccctgcAACTAAGACTGCTGTGAGCCACAGGTTTTAATATTCAGAGTTTACACACATCCTACTAAAAGGATCCAAACAATCTTTGGCTTCAGGTTTCTTCATATTTAGTCATTTCAAACATTTCACATTAATTCATCTGTTCTGAATTGCCACAGCGAGGTTTCAGTTAACGGCTCGGGGTAGTTTCAGAGTTTGCTGAAAATAAAAGTGCGCATATGTTTTCTTTGGGCCAACAGGGAGCTTCTTATTTCATGACAGTTTATTTATATGATTTAAATACTTACTACATACGAAAAAGTGAGTACCAACAAAATGCTAACAGACAGGAGGAAACAGAACAAAAACCAGAAACTATGCTACTTAAGTTTCTAATAACGATGGCTCAATTGTACAGATCGTCTTCATCAGCTGCCGCCAAGGTGTTGGTAGCAGCTTCTGCCGCCTGTGGCTGCGCCGGGAAGCGGAACTCCGTGCCGAACCCTCTGGACTGCTGGAGCGTCTGAGCAAAGGCCTGGTACTTCCTGATGTCGCCGTCGCTCACGCTCCTCCTTGCATACTTCATTGACTCCTCAAAGTGAGCTGCCTTGATCTCAGCcacctcctctgcttcctgcacACAGTCTACCTCCATGCTATCTTTCCCCAGCCTCTGCCTCTCCATGTCCTTTTCGATGTCTTCCCTGATCGCATACTTGCACGCCCTCTGGCAGATCTCTGTGATGTCGGCGCCACTGAACCCTGCCGTGAACCTCGCGAGCGCACCGAGGTCGACGTCCTTGGCCACGGGAGACTTCCTGAGACAGGCCTTGAAGATCTGGTGCCTTGAGGCCTCGTCGGGCAAGGGGATGTAGATGAGCTGGTCCAGGCGGCCGGGCCGGAGCAGCGCCGAGTCGATGATGTCAGGCCGGTTGGTGGCGCCAATGATGAACACCGTCTTCTTGGCGTTCATGCCGTCCATTTCGGTCAGCAGCTGGTTCAGAACcctgtccgccgcgccgccggcgtcGCCCACGCTCCGGCCCCTTTGCATCGCGATGGAATCGAGCTCGTCGAAGAACAGGATGCACGGTGCAGACTGGCGCGCCTTGTCAAAGATCTCACGAACGTTGGCCTCGCTCTCGCCAAACCACATCGTGAGCAGCTCAGGTcccttgatgctgatgaagtTGGCCTGGCATTCATTAGCGATCGCCTTGGCCAGCAAGGTTTTGCCGCACCCCGGTGGCCCGTAGAAGAGGACACCCTTGGAAGGCGACATGCCGAACTTCTCAAACTTCTCCGGATGTTCCACTGGGTACTGGACGGTCTCTTGGAGCTCCCTCTTGACGCCGTCGAGGCCGCCGATGTCGTTCCAGCTGACGTTGGGCACCTCGACGACGGTCTCCCGAAGTGCAGATGGATTCGTGCCGACGAGAGCCGTTTTAAGGTGGTCATTGGTGACGGCCATGGAGTTCAAGATCTCCGCGTCGATGGTGTCGTCCTCTAGGTCGATCACGCCCATCTTCTCCCTGATGCATTGCAGTGCCGCCTCGGTGCAGAGCGCGGCCAAGTCGGCACCGACGTAGCCGTGCGTATCCTTGGCAACCACCTCCAAGTTGACGTCAACATCCAGCTTCATATTCTTGGTGTGGATGCGGAGGACCTCGAGGCGGCCGACCTCATCCGGTACGCCAATGTCGATCTCGCGATCGAACCTACCAAAGCGCCGGAGGGCAGGGTCGATGCTGTTCGGGCGGTTCGTGGCGCCCATAACGATGACGTGCGCGCGGGCCTTCATGCCGTCCATCAAGGTGAGCAGCTGGGAGACGATACGCCTCTCGACCTCGCCGTGGGTCTTCTCCCTGTTGGGAGCGATGGAGTCGATCTCGTCAATGAAGATGATGGAGGGCGCGTTCTTCTCCGCCTCGTCGAATGCCTTCCTGAGGTTGCTCTCGCTCTCTCCGGCCATCTTGGACATGATCTCCGGGCCGTTGATGCAGAAGAAGAAGGCCCCGGTCTCGTTGGCCACGGCGCGGGCGATGAGGGTCTTGCCGGAGCCGGGAGGGCCGTAGAGAAGGATGCCCTTGGGAGGCTTGACGCCGATGGACTTGAAGAGCTGCGGGTGCCTGAGCGGCAGCTCGACCAACTCCCTTATCTGCGTCATCTGCTTGCGCATACCACCCACGTCATCGTAGCCGACGTCATCGAGCCTCTCCTCGTCCTCCCTCTTCACGGGCTCTCCCTCACAGAAGATCTCCGTGTCGGCAGCCACAATGCAGTACTCGAGGTCCTCGCCCTGATCGATGTCCATGACCTTGAACTCGACGCTCCGCATGCCGCCGCGCACGAGGAAGAGGTCGCCCTTGCGGACGGGCCGGTAGGCGTCCATGAAGTAGGGCTTGAGGTACGATTCGAAGAGGCTGCCGGTGATGCCCTCGACGGTGTCGTCCACCGGCAGGACGTGCACGCGCGTCCCGTGCCTGGCGTCGTGGCACTGGTGCACGGACACGACGTCGGCGACGCGGACGCGCAGGTTGGAGCGGACCaccttgttgatcttcatcttgtgCTCCTCGCATGTGTCGTCGGCGATGGCGATGCAGAGCGTGCTGCGGCGGCGCTTGCCCTTGAGCAGCACGACGTCGCCAGTGAATATCGAGAGGCTCTCCATGGTGGCCGGGTGGAGCTTGCACATGGAGTTGTCGTCGTCGGTCGCCTCCTCAACCACCAGCCGGTTCGCGGCCTTCTTCGACGGCGCGGCCGACATCGTGTTCAGCGCCTCTGGATCGTTGATCTCGATTCGATGTGCTTGTCTCGTAGTATTACTCCGATCAGTGTTTGCTGCGTTCCTGTTCTGGACTTGTGTTGAGGAAGAGGAGGCGTACGGGTCACGCTCCTATTTGAAGACGCGGCCAGAAAATTCGATTCCGACTGGAGCAGGGCGCTCGATGCCTCGATCGCAGCTGATGTCCGAGCCTCGTTCAAATTCGGAAAATATTTTTTTGGACGTATTCAAATTCGGAAAATAGACTCGCCGAAAGTTGACGGAGTGGTCGAAAAGAAAAGAAGACCGAAACCGGTTACCGGTAAGGCCCATATGAGCGTTTCGCAAAGTAAACCAGATCATCCTCGGCACTGAACTGAACATTGCAATTTACAGTTCTTTCTACTATGTGCTTGTTAGACCTGAACATAGCTTCTGCAATTTACAATTCTTTCTACTATGTGCGTATTAGACCTGAACTGAAGGTTAGGTCTGAGCTGATGTTCTTTGAACTCTATAATTACGATGTATTCCTTCAGTTTGCAGATTGCTTGGTGTTTTTCACAATCATTCGTTAACACGATTCCGTGCACGAATTCATCTGTCAACTTTATGGGAGAAGTCTTAGTGTTGATTTTATTCTGCTTGAAACTACAACGACAGCCAATTCGCCAAGGGCCCCGAGGATCTCTTTGTAGAGCGTCGCACAAAGCGAAGCCAGAAGGACTGATGTGAAAAGCCCATTTGGCGCATCTAGTGTTatgattttttttgcatattttgTAGTCCGTTCATCATAAAGTATTCTTAGCTTTCGTTGGTCAATGTCTTACGATTTTAACTATGATTTATATTTATAATATGTCCACAAAATTTGTATAGATATTTATGAAATGAAAGAGAATTACGAGACGAATCCAACAATTATTTATACATTCTCACTCAACATATTTAGTATATATTAGTGGTCAAAGTTGTGCATCAAAGATCGTGCGAAAAATGTGCGCCTTATATTTACATAGGGAGTATCATGCTATATGCTACA contains:
- the LOC124663927 gene encoding cell division cycle protein 48 homolog, with the protein product MSAAPSKKAANRLVVEEATDDDNSMCKLHPATMESLSIFTGDVVLLKGKRRRSTLCIAIADDTCEEHKMKINKVVRSNLRVRVADVVSVHQCHDARHGTRVHVLPVDDTVEGITGSLFESYLKPYFMDAYRPVRKGDLFLVRGGMRSVEFKVMDIDQGEDLEYCIVAADTEIFCEGEPVKREDEERLDDVGYDDVGGMRKQMTQIRELVELPLRHPQLFKSIGVKPPKGILLYGPPGSGKTLIARAVANETGAFFFCINGPEIMSKMAGESESNLRKAFDEAEKNAPSIIFIDEIDSIAPNREKTHGEVERRIVSQLLTLMDGMKARAHVIVMGATNRPNSIDPALRRFGRFDREIDIGVPDEVGRLEVLRIHTKNMKLDVDVNLEVVAKDTHGYVGADLAALCTEAALQCIREKMGVIDLEDDTIDAEILNSMAVTNDHLKTALVGTNPSALRETVVEVPNVSWNDIGGLDGVKRELQETVQYPVEHPEKFEKFGMSPSKGVLFYGPPGCGKTLLAKAIANECQANFISIKGPELLTMWFGESEANVREIFDKARQSAPCILFFDELDSIAMQRGRSVGDAGGAADRVLNQLLTEMDGMNAKKTVFIIGATNRPDIIDSALLRPGRLDQLIYIPLPDEASRHQIFKACLRKSPVAKDVDLGALARFTAGFSGADITEICQRACKYAIREDIEKDMERQRLGKDSMEVDCVQEAEEVAEIKAAHFEESMKYARRSVSDGDIRKYQAFAQTLQQSRGFGTEFRFPAQPQAAEAATNTLAAADEDDLYN